Proteins co-encoded in one Lasioglossum baleicum chromosome 14, iyLasBale1, whole genome shotgun sequence genomic window:
- the Pex10 gene encoding peroxisomal biogenesis factor 10, giving the protein MEVRRYRKLKCASEAEILRSHQRDDDFVKHLREKVIDLLQIVGRRTGTLSFVQSDVPFKLLYFFFTSGMGNQTLGEEYTGIVQADLEARKVPSLFARVLSVILECFGEKALLKILKRLQSNINHPHSELTPAAVTFLNAFIGKLSSTIPNLILIHKGLFYVYGRYYSLGKRLTGIDYAKVYGRRPTDSISWGLRLLGIATLAQCALKICQDNNKNDIEKPIAIDEKSKTCQLCLENAPTTATPCGHMFCWLCIADWLNSKSQCPMCREYVKSSRIVRVLNL; this is encoded by the exons aTGGAGGTGAGACGTTATAGAAAATTGAAATGTGCGAGCGAGGCAGAGATTTTGCGATCGCATCAGAGAGACGAtgattttgttaaacatttgCGGGAAAAAGTCATCGATCTTTTACAAATCGTGGGAAGGCGAACGGGTACTTTATCCTTTGTCCAATCAGATGTACCGTTTAAATTGCTTTACTTCTTCTTTACGTCGGGAATGGGAAATCAAACATTAGGCGAGGAGTACACAGGAATTGTACAAGCCGACTTGGAAGCTCGTAAAGTCCCATCGTTGTTT GCAAGAGTACTATCGGTGATTTTAGAATGTTTCGGAGAGAAAGCATTGTTAAAAATCCTAAAGAGACTACAGTCAAATATTAATCATCCTCACAGCGAACTGACTCCTGCTGCTGTCACATTTTTAAATGCATTCATAGGAAAACTATCTAGTACGATacctaatttaatattaattcacaAGGGACTTTTTTATGTGTACGGTCGATACTATAGCTTGGGAAAAAGATTAACAGGGATCGATTATGCTAAG GTGTACGGACGTCGTCCAACTGATAGTATCAGCTGGGGATTAAGATTACTGGGAATCGCTACATTGGCGCAGTGCGCCTTGAAAATTTGCCAGGACAACAACAAAAATGATATCGAGAAACCTATCGCGATCGACGAAAAGAGCAAAACTTGTCAATTATGTTTGGAGAATGCACCGACAACGGCTACCCCCTGTGGTCATATGTTTTGTTGGCTTTGCATCGCAGACTGGTTAAATTCGAAATCGCAATGCCCTATGTGCAGAGAGTACGTGAAATCTTCGAGAATCGTACGTGTGCTGAATTTGTAA
- the LOC143215683 gene encoding uncharacterized protein LOC143215683: MEQGEPSAVSPLKRNPRGKHVLSGQKEVIINLYKQLKQENAGITYVAMVESLSQKTGIGKCTIKKAIAEYRSTGAVTSPNKKRRCFNIFEKTSDADILAIRKKIDDFRIRREVPNLDKILQAVNDDEKLPSFSRATLHRLLKRMEFSGAPRGRGQEAKSPPKRKCLASKNKIAE; the protein is encoded by the exons ATGGAACAAGGAGAGCCATCAGCTGTATCTCCACTGAAGCGAAATCCAAGAGGAAAG CACGTTTTATCTGGACAGAAGGAGGTGATCATCAACCTGTACAAACAACTTAAACAGGAAAACGCCGGGATCACCTACGTGGCGATGGTTGAATCCCTGTCGCAGAAGACGGGGATTGGAAAATGTACTATAAAAAAGGCGATAGCGGAGTACAGAAGTACAGGCGCTGTTACGTCGCCGAATAAGAAGAGGcgttgttttaatatttttgaaaaaacctCGGATGCGGACATTTTGGCCATAAGAAAAAAGATTGACGACTTTCGGATACGGCGCGAGGTGCCGAACCTCGATAAAATATTGCAGGCGGTTAATGATGACGAGAAACTCCCGTCGTTCAGCCGAGCGACTTTACACCGCCTGCTGAAGAGGATGGAattcagtggcgcacccagggggagGGGCCAGGAGGCCAAGTCCCCCCCCAAGagaaaatgtttagcttccaaaaataaaatcgcggaatag
- the Edtp gene encoding egg-derived tyrosine phosphatase, whose translation MTEITIQDLQKLLIYFSKNTYRAKDADSTSQAIMQRCLLLTDLDYTHSIINNNGGDLSAHYPSHLVILEYEKYRNPNTCDTPPPLPRTTETIYESMYDPNKLKELIKSARFARCRSRFPLPVILYKGRHVCRSATLSGGPEIYGRSGLDYLFAGSEGVVSIQQQVDEARGGDSVLSDWQLFDKVRHQDIKLLKTLNVGTIIDFMVEKKKVKFGMNVTSSEKVDKEKRYSDFTLISLPYPGCEFFREFRENDYLAKGLVFDWSQTHVDAQIGVPEDTISTQLRINWEQYQVWDLVKLTQNYLKLILRYLSDSSNGILIHCISGWDRTPLFISLLRISLWADGAIHTSLNAYQMLYYTIAYDWMLFGHDLEDRLSKGEEIFFFCFYFLKHIHDDEFSIHPRHNRSRHTVLRNDSDSQLDNVMFDSESVVTLSSVSSNLSLNSWCSSVSQNSRDSQDNNPPAVFHCASTDSQEDCHSNGNVVPWNFYPSPNKEGIGHGSRSPLPPNRTSPVAVPVPGRLRQRNESSSSGGSWQMISGTGSLRGSTTANAPVTDGLTSSGIACKPLCETCTTGHASQESSTTIIEDEASSSVVQSRKDKLQCLRRIFYNAYSHTVGFRMKDNSESSGFGQLLGNFAEKVGILSVQRTSL comes from the exons ATGACCGAAATTACTATTCAAGATTTACAAAAACTTCTTATATACTTCTCGAAGAACACTTACCGAGCTAAGGATGCGGATAGTACG AGCCAAGCAATTATGCAAAGATGTCTGCTACTCACTGACTTGGATTATACTCACTCTATAATAAACAATAACGGAGGTGATCTCAGTGCGCATTATCCTAGCCATCTGGTCATTCTAGAATATGAGAAGTATAGAAATCCGAATACGTGCGATACGCCACCACCACTGCCACGCACAACAGAAACTATATATGAAAGCATGTACGATCCGAATAAATTGAAGGAATTGATAAAGAGTGCAAGATTCGCCAGATGTCGTTCAAGATTTCCACTGCCAGTAATACTATACAAAGGAAGACACGTTTGTAGATCGGCTACATTGTCCGGCGGTCCTGAAATTTATGGTAGATCCGGGCTAGATTATTTGTTTGCCGGTAGCGAAGGAGTAGTCTCTATCCAACAACAAGTAGACGAAGCTCGAGGGGGTGACTCCGTACTTAGCGACTGGCAATTGTTCGATAAAGTTAGGCATCAAGATATCAAACTCTTGAAAACACTTAACGTCGGGACTATCATCGATTTCATGGTCGAGAAGAAGAAGGTTAAATTTGGAATGAA CGTGACTTCCTCCGAGAAAGTAGATAAAGAGAAGAGGTACTCGGACTTCACCCTAATTTCACTGCCATATCCTGGATGTGAATTCTTCAGGGAGTTTAGAGAGAACGATTATCTGGCTAAGGGTTTAGTGTTCGATTGGTCTCAGACTCATGTAGACGCGCAGATTGGAGTGCCTGAAGATACAATTTCTACTCAGTTACGGATCAATTGGGAACAATACCAAGTCTGGGATCTAGTCAAGCTAactcaaaattatttaaaactgaTATTAAGATACTTGAGCGATAGTAGTAATGGAATATTGATACATTGTATTTCCG GATGGGATCGCACACCGTTATTTATTTCGTTGTTAAGGATAAGCTTATGGGCCGACGGTGCAATACACACGTCGCTGAATGCCTATCAAATGCTTTACTATACAATAGCATACGACTGGATGTTATTCGGTCACGACTTGGAGGACCGACTGAGCAAAGGGGAAGAGATATTTTTCTTCTGTTTCTATTTTCTGAAGCACATTCACGACGACGAGTTCAGTATTCATCCGCGCCACAATAGATCCAGGCATACCGTTCTACGCAACGACAGTGACTCGCAGTTAGACAATGTTATGTTCGATAGTGAATCAGTAGTAACTCTGAGCTCGGTCAGCTCCAACTTAAGTCTGAATAGTTGGTGTAGCTCTGTTAGTCAAAACAGCAGGGATAGTCAAGATAATAATCCACCAGCGGTGTTTCACTGTGCTTCCACGGATAGTCAAGAGGATTGTCATAGCAACGG gAACGTTGTACCATGGAATTTTTACCCATCGCCGAACAAGGAAGGCATCGGTCATGGATCACGGTCCCCTCTTCCTCCAAATAGAACTTCTCCCGTAGCGGTTCCTGTTCCCGGACGTCTTCGACAACGAAACGAATCTTCGTCGTCTGGTGGTTCCTGGCAGATGATATCAGGGACCGGCAGTTTGCGCGGTTCCACGACTGCCAATGCTCCCGTCACAGATGGACTAACGTCTTCTGGTATAGCTTGCAAACCCCTTTGCGAAACATGTACTACAGGACACGCGTCTCAAGAATCGAGTACCACGATCATCGAGGACGAGGCGTCTTCGTCGGTGGTACA GTCTCGCAAAGACAAGCTACAGTGTTtaagaagaatattttataacgCTTACAGCCATACCGTCGGATTTCGAATGAAAGATAACTCCGAATCGAGCGGTTTCGGTCAGCTACTCGGTAATTTTGCCGAGAAAGTAGGAATCCTTTCCGTTCAACGCACATCGTTGTGA